One Cyclopterus lumpus isolate fCycLum1 chromosome 7, fCycLum1.pri, whole genome shotgun sequence DNA window includes the following coding sequences:
- the ccnq gene encoding cyclin-Q gives MEGPFLRSPATQDGLAARRVSSGETESDRNVKTQFRVCRFMMETGVKLGMRSVPVATACVLYHRFFERVSAHAYEPYLVAMSCVYLAGKVEEQHTRTRDIINVSHRYFNSDSAPLDCDKEFWDLRDSVVQCELLILRQLNFQVSFEHPHKYLLHYLLSVKSLVNRHAWSRTPVAETSWALLRDCYHGAMCIRHLPQHIAIATLHLALNSYGVELPVGEKEWWQVLCMDVTKAHIDAVVSDLLQLYDMEAKCI, from the exons ATGGAGGGTCCGTTCCTTCGTTCACCTGCCACCCAAGACGGGCTGGCGGCCAGGAGAGTCTCCAGCGGAGAGACCGAGTCCGACCGGAACGTAAAGACCCAGTTTCGCGTGTGTCGCTTCATGATGGAGACAG GGGTTAAGCTGGGCATGCGCTCGGTGCCCGTCGCTACCGCCTGCGTGTTGTACCACCGCTTTTTCGAACGGGTCAGCGCGCATGCGTATGAGCCCTACCTGGTGGCCATGAGCTGTGTGTACCTGGCTGGCAAAGTGGAGGAGCAGCACACCAGGACCCGTGACATCATCAACGTCAGCCACAG GTACTTCAACAGTGACAGTGCTCCTCTAGACTGTGACAAGGAGTTCTGGGACTTGAGGGACAGCGTGGTGCAGTGCGAGCTCCTCATCCTCCGACAGCTCAACTTCCAAGTCTCCTTCGAACACCctcacaag tATTTACTCCACTACCTGTTGTCCGTGAAGTCACTCGTAAACCGCCACGCTTGGTCCCGAACACCCGTTGCCGAGACTTCCTGGGCGTTGCTCAGAGACTGTTACCATGGCGCCATGTGCATCCGCCACTTACCACAACACATTGCCATAGCAACGTTGCACCTGGCTCTAAACAGCTACGGCGTGGAGCTACCTGTCGGGGAGAAGGAGTGGTGGCag GTGCTGTGCATGGACGTGACCAAAGCACACATCGACGCTGTTGTCTCTGACCTTCTTCAACTCTATGACATGGAGGCCAAGTGTATCTGA